A window of Scophthalmus maximus strain ysfricsl-2021 chromosome 10, ASM2237912v1, whole genome shotgun sequence contains these coding sequences:
- the LOC124849328 gene encoding uncharacterized protein LOC124849328 isoform X5, giving the protein MKPTGTALYTTQNMQRRRRVNPKEDATFYITAGRDKVALDIKYINAIKGRGIFTSAPFEKGDFLVEYRGELITKQECERRQRVYHDHLKVFMFEFHFNGKLWCVDASTEDGSFGRVVNDDHLNPNARMKYFTVKGKPHLCLFAVRDIGPGEEITYNYGDSNWPWRCKNPGKSLETIHGEGPPTSKPCTSEKDVDEDTSQRGCEATNCPSSSEDVEEMMAEGSPNKLAAISMNLPSPVLDPLGKVEKYVDEDTSQRGCEATNCPSSSEDVEEMMAEGSPNLLAASSMNLPSPVLDPLGKVEKYVDEDTSQRGCEATNCPSSSEDVEEMMAEGSPNKLAAIYWNLPSPVLGPLGKIEKLTTETNQNQLTSPNETDTVFNSEKCCKHRLVCTTVSSLDRCVQCVGPVSAFKWLGYRCRVCSGVWHKSCLRQITTDYIQDPSQQQKFPRSSGDELLSDEDDLPHSELNQILDDDDYVSDMDYVPNSDSHDDDDDYSDASIHLMPRLLKATQIQEKVVKPDVGTSDASDTNILVVPSTSKHPPLEDPMEVASDSGNSIKDSSRDPEGKGELHEQDLPHLIFSKKNYCYICGKPQSKISRHLRTHKTHAEVVRAFSLPEDSKERKTILEKMRNKGNFQHNTEVLQGGTGPVKVKRKPKAKSQPGKFIHCMHCQGMYIRKELWRHVRRCPFKPENQDLDKEPGRTKVLALAAAHESAFSQQISSGVWKLLGVMKQDEIASIVRNDLSIIQFAQSLYNKHGQDPTKHEYLRQKLREVGRLLLCLRTDFSVQNLEEAVKPANFQRVVQAVKKVAGFDEEKASYLTPSLALKLGHALQKICDIVHCRALMAEDQELIRSTEIFKKLQMSKWSELVSHRALNTLSDAKYNKPSTLPFTEDVQTLHRYLDKSAESSFCNLKETATTQNYAQLAKVTLAQIIVFNRRRAGEVSKMRLKSFHERDNTKLHDDVAMGLSKTEKRLCNYFSRIEIMGKRGRKVAVLLTPRMVDALSLLVSNRAECDVCATNVFLFARPKSMSYYRGQDCLRVHASQCGAKHPEYLRSTHLRKHVATLSQVLNLKNNELDQVADFLGHDIRVHRDFYRLPVPTTQLAKISKLLLSMEKGDLSSMQGRSLDEIEIEEEIAVSDAEAKDRESEPESDEAGCGTSKPVDDADSTFTAAEMVSAVSSTVIETAPPSEGKVDHREAGARRLCPKRVWIKAEVAAVMRYFSKQIKEGKLATKAECSHCKEVEGPVLAERTVQNIRDFVRNRGRAAKRQQQKL; this is encoded by the exons ATGAAGCCTACTGGGACAGCGCTGTACACGACG CAAAacatgcagaggagaagacgtGTTAACCCAAAGGAAGATGCAACATTTTATATTACTGCTGGAAGGGACAAAGTGGCACTTGACATCAAATACATCAATGCCATCAAAG GTCGTGGTATCTTCACCTCTGCTCCATTTGAAAAAGGAGACTTTCTGGTGGAATACAGAGGTGAACTGATAACCAAGCAAGAatgtgagaggagacagagagtctACCATGACCACCTCAAAGTCTTTATGTTTGAGTTCCATTTCAATGGAAAACTGTGGTG tgTTGATGCATCGACTGAGGATGGGTCATTTGGAAGAGTGGTAAATGATGACCATTTAAACCCTAATGCCAGGATGAAGTACTTTACCGTAAAAGGGAAGCCCCATCTGTGCTTATTTGCAGTAAGAGACATAGGTCCAGGAGAGGAGATCACCTACAATTATGGTGACTCAAACTGGCCATGGAGATGCAAG AATCCTGGCAAGTCTTTGGAGACGATACATGGTGAGGGACCACCCACATCAAAGCCTTGTACAAGTGAAAAA GATGTTGACGAGGACACGTCTCAGAGGGGTTGTGAAGCCACAAATTGCCCTTCGtcaagtgaagatgttgaagag ATGATGGCTGAGGGCAGCCCGAACAAGCTGGCTGCGATTTCCATGAATCTGCCAAGTCCAGTTCTGGATCCACTTGGCAAGGTTGAAAAG taTGTTGACGAGGACACGTCTCAGAGGGGTTGTGAAGCCACAAATTGCCCTTCGtcaagtgaagatgttgaagag ATGATGGCTGAGGGCAGCCCGAACTTGCTGGCTGCGAGTTCCATGAATCTGCCAAGTCCAGTTCTGGATCCACTTGGCAAGGTTGAAAAG taTGTTGACGAGGACACGTCTCAGAGGGGTTGTGAAGCCACAAATTGCCCTTCGtcaagtgaagatgttgaagag ATGATGGCTGAGGGCAGCCCGAACAAGCTGGCTGCGATTTACTGGAATCTGCCAAGTCCAGTTCTGGGTCCACTTGGCAAGATTGAAAAG TTGACCACTGAGACTAACCAAAATCAGCTCACGAGTCCAAATGAGACTGATACAGTTTTCAACAGTGAAAAG TGTTGCAAACATCGCCTGGTGTGCACAACAGTCTCCTCTTTGGACAGATGCGTTCAGTGTGTGGGACCAGTATCTGCCTTCAAGTGGCTTGGCTATCGCTGCAGAG TTTGTTCCGGGGTCTGGCATAAATCCTGCCTCAGACAAATAACAACTGATTACATCCAAGACCCATCACAG CAGCAAAAGTTCCCTAGGTCTTCTGGGGATGAACTGCTTTCAGATGAAGACGACCTTCCACATTCAGAACTGAACCAAAtattggatgatgatgattacgtATCCGATATGGACTACGTACCCAACTCAGACTCacacgatgatgacgatgactaTTCAGATGCAAGCATACACTTGATGCCAAGACTGTTGAAAGCTACACAAATTCAAGAGAAAGTGGTAAAACCCGATGTTGGAACATCTGATgcctcagacacaaacatcctAGTTGTGCCCAGCACTTCAAAACATCCACCTCTTGAAGATCCCATGGAAGTCGCATCTGATTCAGGAAATTCCATCAAAGACTCATCAAGGGATCCAGAGGGTAAAGGTGAACTTCATGAACAAGACTTGCCACATCTcatttttagtaaaaaaaattactgttaCATTTGTGGTAAGCCACAAAGCAAGATCTCCCGCCATTTGagaacacacaagacacatgcTGAAGTTGTACGTGCATTTTCCCTTCCAGAAGACTCAAAAGAGCGCAAGACAATATTAGAAAAAATGAGGAATAAGGGAAATtttcaacacaacactgaaGTTTTACAAGGTGGAACAGGACCAGTCAAAGTGAAAAGGAAACCAAAAGCTAAATCACAACCAGGAAAGTTCATTCACTGTATGCACTGTCAAGGGATGTACATTCGTAAGGAGCTTTGGAGACATGTCCGCAGATGCCCCTTTAAGCCAGAAAACCAAGATTTGGATAAAGAACCTGGGAGAACTAAAGTGCTGGCTTTGGCTGCAGCTCACGAGTCTGCATTCTCTCAGCAGATCTCAAGTGGAGTGTGGAAGCTCCTTGGTGTCATGAAACAGGATGAGATTGCCTCCATTGTGCGAAATGACCTATCTATTATTCAGTTTGCCCAGTCGCTCTACAACAAACACGGACAAGACCCTACAAAACATGAGTACCTGCGACAGAAGCTGCGTGAAGTGGGGCGTTTGTTGTTATGTCTGCGCACAGATTTCTCAGTACAAAACTTAGAGGAAGCTGTTAAACCTGCTAACTTCCAGAGAGTTGTGCAAGCAGTAAAGAAAGTTGCAggttttgatgaagaaaaagccTCATACCTTACACCAAGCCTTGCGCTGAAACTGGGACATGCACTACAGAAAATCTGTGACATTGTTCATTGTAGGGCACTCATGGCAGAAGATCAAGAACTGATCAGGTCCACTGAAATATTCAAGAAGTTGCAAATGTCCAAGTGGTCTGAGTTGGTGTCTCATAGAGCCCTGAACACACTGAGTGATGCAAAATACAACAAGCCATCAACATTGCCCTTCACAGAAGATGTTCAGACCCTTCATCGCTACcttgacaaatctgcagaaagtTCATTTTGCAACTTGAAGGAGACAGCTACCACTCAGAACTATGCTCAACTTGCAAAAGTCACTCTTGCACAAATCATTGTGTTCAATCGAAGACGTGCTGGGGAGGTTTCAAAAATGCGTCTCAAAAGTTTTCAtgaaagagacaacacaaagCTCCATGACGATGTGGCCATGGGTTTGTCAAAGACTGAGAAGAGACTCTGCAACTATTTTAGCCGAATCGAAATAATGggaaaaagaggcagaaaggTTGCAGTTCTGCTCACACCAAGAATGGTTGATGCCCTGTCACTTCTTGTCAGTAACAGAGCTGAATGTGATGTTTGTGCCacaaatgtcttcctgtttgcaAGACCCAAATCAATGAGCTACTACAGAGGACAGGACTGTTTACGTGTTCATGCAAGTCAGTGTGGAGCAAAGCACCCTGAGTACCTTAGGTCAACACATCTCAGGAAACATGTTGCTACACTCTCGCAGGtccttaatttaaaaaacaatgaacttgATCAGGTTGCAGATTTCTTGGGTCACGACATCCGTGTTCACCGCGATTTCTACAGATTACCAGTTCCCACAACTCAACTGGCCAAGATTTCCAAACTGCTTTTGTCAATGGAAAAAGGAGATCTTTCCAGCATGCAGGGGAGATCACTGGATGAGATTGAAATTGAAG AAGAAATCGCGGTAAGTGATGCTGAGGCCAAGGACAGGGAAAGTGAGCCTGAGAGTGATGAAGCAGGGTGTGGAACCAGCAAACCTGTGGATGATGCAGACTCAACATTCACAGCTGCGGAAATGGTGTCAGCGGTGTCATCCACAGTAATCGAGACTGCCCCTCCATCTGAAG GAAAAGTTGACCATCGCGAAGCTGGGGCCAGAAGATTGTGTCCGAAGAGAGTGTGGATTAAGGCTGAGGTTGCTGCAGTGATGCGCTATTTCAGCAAGcaaataaaagaaggaaaactggCCACCAAAGCTGAGTGCAGTCACTGCAAGGAGGTAGAGGGGCCCGTGTTGGCAGAGAGAACTGTCCAAAATATTAGGGACTTTgtcagaaacagagggagggctGCAAAAAGGCAGcaacaaaaactgtaa
- the LOC124849328 gene encoding uncharacterized protein LOC124849328 isoform X7: MKPTGTALYTTQNMQRRRRVNPKEDATFYITAGRDKVALDIKYINAIKGRGIFTSAPFEKGDFLVEYRGELITKQECERRQRVYHDHLKVFMFEFHFNGKLWCVDASTEDGSFGRVVNDDHLNPNARMKYFTVKGKPHLCLFAVRDIGPGEEITYNYGDSNWPWRCKNPGKSLETIHGEGPPTSKPCTSEKYVDEDTSQRGCEATNCPSSSEDVEEMMAEGSPNLLAASSMNLPSPVLDPLGKVEKYVDEDTSQRGCEATNCPSSSEDVEEMMAEGSPNKLAAIYWNLPSPVLGPLGKIEKLTTETNQNQLTSPNETDTVFNSEKCCKHRLVCTTVSSLDRCVQCVGPVSAFKWLGYRCRVCSGVWHKSCLRQITTDYIQDPSQQQKFPRSSGDELLSDEDDLPHSELNQILDDDDYVSDMDYVPNSDSHDDDDDYSDASIHLMPRLLKATQIQEKVVKPDVGTSDASDTNILVVPSTSKHPPLEDPMEVASDSGNSIKDSSRDPEGKGELHEQDLPHLIFSKKNYCYICGKPQSKISRHLRTHKTHAEVVRAFSLPEDSKERKTILEKMRNKGNFQHNTEVLQGGTGPVKVKRKPKAKSQPGKFIHCMHCQGMYIRKELWRHVRRCPFKPENQDLDKEPGRTKVLALAAAHESAFSQQISSGVWKLLGVMKQDEIASIVRNDLSIIQFAQSLYNKHGQDPTKHEYLRQKLREVGRLLLCLRTDFSVQNLEEAVKPANFQRVVQAVKKVAGFDEEKASYLTPSLALKLGHALQKICDIVHCRALMAEDQELIRSTEIFKKLQMSKWSELVSHRALNTLSDAKYNKPSTLPFTEDVQTLHRYLDKSAESSFCNLKETATTQNYAQLAKVTLAQIIVFNRRRAGEVSKMRLKSFHERDNTKLHDDVAMGLSKTEKRLCNYFSRIEIMGKRGRKVAVLLTPRMVDALSLLVSNRAECDVCATNVFLFARPKSMSYYRGQDCLRVHASQCGAKHPEYLRSTHLRKHVATLSQVLNLKNNELDQVADFLGHDIRVHRDFYRLPVPTTQLAKISKLLLSMEKGDLSSMQGRSLDEIEIEEEIAVSDAEAKDRESEPESDEAGCGTSKPVDDADSTFTAAEMVSAVSSTVIETAPPSEGKVDHREAGARRLCPKRVWIKAEVAAVMRYFSKQIKEGKLATKAECSHCKEVEGPVLAERTVQNIRDFVRNRGRAAKRQQQKL; this comes from the exons ATGAAGCCTACTGGGACAGCGCTGTACACGACG CAAAacatgcagaggagaagacgtGTTAACCCAAAGGAAGATGCAACATTTTATATTACTGCTGGAAGGGACAAAGTGGCACTTGACATCAAATACATCAATGCCATCAAAG GTCGTGGTATCTTCACCTCTGCTCCATTTGAAAAAGGAGACTTTCTGGTGGAATACAGAGGTGAACTGATAACCAAGCAAGAatgtgagaggagacagagagtctACCATGACCACCTCAAAGTCTTTATGTTTGAGTTCCATTTCAATGGAAAACTGTGGTG tgTTGATGCATCGACTGAGGATGGGTCATTTGGAAGAGTGGTAAATGATGACCATTTAAACCCTAATGCCAGGATGAAGTACTTTACCGTAAAAGGGAAGCCCCATCTGTGCTTATTTGCAGTAAGAGACATAGGTCCAGGAGAGGAGATCACCTACAATTATGGTGACTCAAACTGGCCATGGAGATGCAAG AATCCTGGCAAGTCTTTGGAGACGATACATGGTGAGGGACCACCCACATCAAAGCCTTGTACAAGTGAAAAA taTGTTGACGAGGACACGTCTCAGAGGGGTTGTGAAGCCACAAATTGCCCTTCGtcaagtgaagatgttgaagag ATGATGGCTGAGGGCAGCCCGAACTTGCTGGCTGCGAGTTCCATGAATCTGCCAAGTCCAGTTCTGGATCCACTTGGCAAGGTTGAAAAG taTGTTGACGAGGACACGTCTCAGAGGGGTTGTGAAGCCACAAATTGCCCTTCGtcaagtgaagatgttgaagag ATGATGGCTGAGGGCAGCCCGAACAAGCTGGCTGCGATTTACTGGAATCTGCCAAGTCCAGTTCTGGGTCCACTTGGCAAGATTGAAAAG TTGACCACTGAGACTAACCAAAATCAGCTCACGAGTCCAAATGAGACTGATACAGTTTTCAACAGTGAAAAG TGTTGCAAACATCGCCTGGTGTGCACAACAGTCTCCTCTTTGGACAGATGCGTTCAGTGTGTGGGACCAGTATCTGCCTTCAAGTGGCTTGGCTATCGCTGCAGAG TTTGTTCCGGGGTCTGGCATAAATCCTGCCTCAGACAAATAACAACTGATTACATCCAAGACCCATCACAG CAGCAAAAGTTCCCTAGGTCTTCTGGGGATGAACTGCTTTCAGATGAAGACGACCTTCCACATTCAGAACTGAACCAAAtattggatgatgatgattacgtATCCGATATGGACTACGTACCCAACTCAGACTCacacgatgatgacgatgactaTTCAGATGCAAGCATACACTTGATGCCAAGACTGTTGAAAGCTACACAAATTCAAGAGAAAGTGGTAAAACCCGATGTTGGAACATCTGATgcctcagacacaaacatcctAGTTGTGCCCAGCACTTCAAAACATCCACCTCTTGAAGATCCCATGGAAGTCGCATCTGATTCAGGAAATTCCATCAAAGACTCATCAAGGGATCCAGAGGGTAAAGGTGAACTTCATGAACAAGACTTGCCACATCTcatttttagtaaaaaaaattactgttaCATTTGTGGTAAGCCACAAAGCAAGATCTCCCGCCATTTGagaacacacaagacacatgcTGAAGTTGTACGTGCATTTTCCCTTCCAGAAGACTCAAAAGAGCGCAAGACAATATTAGAAAAAATGAGGAATAAGGGAAATtttcaacacaacactgaaGTTTTACAAGGTGGAACAGGACCAGTCAAAGTGAAAAGGAAACCAAAAGCTAAATCACAACCAGGAAAGTTCATTCACTGTATGCACTGTCAAGGGATGTACATTCGTAAGGAGCTTTGGAGACATGTCCGCAGATGCCCCTTTAAGCCAGAAAACCAAGATTTGGATAAAGAACCTGGGAGAACTAAAGTGCTGGCTTTGGCTGCAGCTCACGAGTCTGCATTCTCTCAGCAGATCTCAAGTGGAGTGTGGAAGCTCCTTGGTGTCATGAAACAGGATGAGATTGCCTCCATTGTGCGAAATGACCTATCTATTATTCAGTTTGCCCAGTCGCTCTACAACAAACACGGACAAGACCCTACAAAACATGAGTACCTGCGACAGAAGCTGCGTGAAGTGGGGCGTTTGTTGTTATGTCTGCGCACAGATTTCTCAGTACAAAACTTAGAGGAAGCTGTTAAACCTGCTAACTTCCAGAGAGTTGTGCAAGCAGTAAAGAAAGTTGCAggttttgatgaagaaaaagccTCATACCTTACACCAAGCCTTGCGCTGAAACTGGGACATGCACTACAGAAAATCTGTGACATTGTTCATTGTAGGGCACTCATGGCAGAAGATCAAGAACTGATCAGGTCCACTGAAATATTCAAGAAGTTGCAAATGTCCAAGTGGTCTGAGTTGGTGTCTCATAGAGCCCTGAACACACTGAGTGATGCAAAATACAACAAGCCATCAACATTGCCCTTCACAGAAGATGTTCAGACCCTTCATCGCTACcttgacaaatctgcagaaagtTCATTTTGCAACTTGAAGGAGACAGCTACCACTCAGAACTATGCTCAACTTGCAAAAGTCACTCTTGCACAAATCATTGTGTTCAATCGAAGACGTGCTGGGGAGGTTTCAAAAATGCGTCTCAAAAGTTTTCAtgaaagagacaacacaaagCTCCATGACGATGTGGCCATGGGTTTGTCAAAGACTGAGAAGAGACTCTGCAACTATTTTAGCCGAATCGAAATAATGggaaaaagaggcagaaaggTTGCAGTTCTGCTCACACCAAGAATGGTTGATGCCCTGTCACTTCTTGTCAGTAACAGAGCTGAATGTGATGTTTGTGCCacaaatgtcttcctgtttgcaAGACCCAAATCAATGAGCTACTACAGAGGACAGGACTGTTTACGTGTTCATGCAAGTCAGTGTGGAGCAAAGCACCCTGAGTACCTTAGGTCAACACATCTCAGGAAACATGTTGCTACACTCTCGCAGGtccttaatttaaaaaacaatgaacttgATCAGGTTGCAGATTTCTTGGGTCACGACATCCGTGTTCACCGCGATTTCTACAGATTACCAGTTCCCACAACTCAACTGGCCAAGATTTCCAAACTGCTTTTGTCAATGGAAAAAGGAGATCTTTCCAGCATGCAGGGGAGATCACTGGATGAGATTGAAATTGAAG AAGAAATCGCGGTAAGTGATGCTGAGGCCAAGGACAGGGAAAGTGAGCCTGAGAGTGATGAAGCAGGGTGTGGAACCAGCAAACCTGTGGATGATGCAGACTCAACATTCACAGCTGCGGAAATGGTGTCAGCGGTGTCATCCACAGTAATCGAGACTGCCCCTCCATCTGAAG GAAAAGTTGACCATCGCGAAGCTGGGGCCAGAAGATTGTGTCCGAAGAGAGTGTGGATTAAGGCTGAGGTTGCTGCAGTGATGCGCTATTTCAGCAAGcaaataaaagaaggaaaactggCCACCAAAGCTGAGTGCAGTCACTGCAAGGAGGTAGAGGGGCCCGTGTTGGCAGAGAGAACTGTCCAAAATATTAGGGACTTTgtcagaaacagagggagggctGCAAAAAGGCAGcaacaaaaactgtaa